One part of the Quercus lobata isolate SW786 chromosome 7, ValleyOak3.0 Primary Assembly, whole genome shotgun sequence genome encodes these proteins:
- the LOC115953245 gene encoding uncharacterized protein LOC115953245, translating to MWGDPSRRNQNLYCTYHKDKGHITEQCRVLKDHLGQLVKAGYLKDFVVDSGNQDTGQRTRQRGNFLPSPLGVIEVIHATSRGTTVTKRKVVLVVVPAGYCSSEQPFKKKLRFTWEPITFNNNDLEGTIQLHDNALVVAARIKWFYGKKGIDGSGEWC from the coding sequence ATGTGGGGTGACCCGTCGAGAAGAAACCAGAACTTGTACTGTACTTACCACAAGGATAAAGGGCATATCACCGAGCAATGCAGGGTGTTAAAAGATCATCTAGGGCAGTTGGTGAAGGCAGGGTATTTAAAGGATTTTGTGGTGGATTCGGGAAATCAAGATACCGGGCAGCGTACTCGACAAAGGGGGAACTTTCTCCCATCCCCATTGGGAGTGATTGAGGTCATCCATGCAACCTCGAGGGGTACTACGGTAACTAAAAGGAAAGTGGTACTGGTCGTGGTGCCAGCAGGATATTGCTCGAGCGAACAGCCCTTTAAGAAGAAGTTGAGGTTCACTTGGGAACCAATTACTTTCAACAACAATGATCTCGAAGGAACGATTCAGCTGCACGACAATGCTTTGGTGGTGGCAGCCCGAATAAAATGGTTTTATGGTAAAAAGGGTATTGATGGATCAGGGGAGTGGTGCTGA
- the LOC115953246 gene encoding uncharacterized protein LOC115953246: MSSLAWNCRGLGNRRAVQELVDIVQAQGPKVVFLSETWSNLEQMKKIKYELEFDGLFVVPSRDRGGGLALLWRSEISIWVDSFSNYHIDTIVNGGPAFTWHRKRGGEWIWERLDWGLANYDWLAKFPTGRVKHLSCFTSDHRPLLLSLDADGERKRWSRKPFRFESIWLTDLECGHTEIKNTKELLWKAEEDVLNGGNPQEVVQLKTELNLLLDREEQMWRQRAHVKWIQSGDRNTKFFHGSATQRKRRNFIKGLKDESGVWQGDEEVVSRVLTEYYTKLFTSSNPQHLDRVLEGVKAVVSEEMNEKLVKTYTAEEVEIAIKDMVPLKAPGPDGMPPLFFQTYWPDIGMDITQAVLSSLNSGSILKSINHTFITLIPKVKNPVKVTEYRPISLCNVIYKIISKVIANRLKPLLNNIISETQSAFIANRMITDNVLVAFESLHHMTTSRLGKKSFMALKLDMSKAYDRVEWTFLKKIMTKMGFTTSWIALIMECVTTVSYSILVNGEPKEGLNAILEQAANAGEIHGFSIYRRGPKLTHLFFADDCLLFCRSTLEECEKIKELLAAYEVASGQMINKDKTTLFFSHNTDDSARAAIQQALGVPAIHHYEKYLGLPSFVGRNKKACFTDIKERIWKRMQGWKEKLLSQADKEIMIKAVIQSIPAYSMNVFKLPRCLCKDIEAMIQKFWWGQGGTIFDAAISSRSSYAWRSILQARDVILKGAVWRIGDGRSINIWEQRWVPNLSTSKVVSPRSHLHVTWVSDLFLPNSKSWDVELLNTIFYPWEAEEISRIYVSPFCQNDTYVWPLTSNGDYSVRSAYKMLVSEVMTSVQASSSTDNSAKVWKGVWRIRAPNKIRHFMWRAVKDSLPTKENLHKRQIPLDESCSLCDEYQETNMHALWLCDFAKSVWKTEVGFAEYYKKHFRSFMDLFEAVLERGSVFHVAWFSTVAWSLWQRRNKLRVKQPTWPFHEICKCAKELVLEFFEIHEPQPPPRKSALVRWCPPQVGFFKANFDVVVFDGSGSAGIGVAIRDHSGQIIAALGQKIKLPHSVDLAEALACSRAALFAQELSLFQVEFEGDSLRII, translated from the exons ATGAGTTCGTTAGCCtggaactgccgggggcttgggaaccgccGAGCAGTTCAAGAGCTTGTCGACATTGTACAAGCACAAGGTCCCAAGGTTGTCTTCTTATCTGAAACGTGGTCTAATCTGGAACAGATGAAGAAGATCAAGTATGAGTTGGAGTTCGATGGTTTGTTCGTTGTCCCTAGTAGAGACAGGGGAGGTGGTTTGGCGCTGTTATGGAGATCAGAGATTTCAATTTGGGTAGATAGTTTCTCAAACTATCACATAGATACGATTGTCAATGGAG GTCCGGCTTTCACCTGGCATAGGAAGAGGGGAGGGGAATGGATTTGGGAGCGACTGGATTGGGGCTTAGCTAATTATGATTGGCTAGCCAAATTCCCCACAGGTAGAGTAAAACACTTATCCTGCTTCACCTCTGATCATCGACCCTTATTGTTGAGCCTTGATGCTGATGGGGAAAGGAAGCGGTGGAGCCGAAAGCCTTTCAGGTTTGAATCAATTTGGCTTACTGATCTGGAGTGTGGCCATACA GAGATAAAGAATACAAAGGAGTTGCTTTGGAAAGCAGAGGAAGATGTGTTGAATGGAGGTAATCCGCAAGAGGTGGTGCAACTGAAAACAGAATTGAATCTTTTACTGGATCGTGAGGAACAAATGTGGCGGCAAAGAGCACATGTTAAATGGATTCAAAGTGGTGATCGAAATACGAAATTCTTTCACGGCTCAGCAACTCAACGGAAAAGGAGGAATTTCATTAAGGGATTGAAGGATGAGTCCGGGGTTTGGCAGGGTGATGAGGAAGTTGTCTCTAGGGTGTTAACAGAGTATTACACCAAGTTATTCACCTCTTCAAACCCACAACATTTGGACCGTGTGCTAGAAGGGGTTAAAGCAGTGGTGTCagaggagatgaatgagaagCTGGTTAAGACTTACACAGCAGAGGAGGTGGAAATTGCAATAAAGGACATGGTCCCCCTAAAAGCTCCTGGTCCAGACGGGATGCCGCCGCTTTTCTTCCAAACCTATTGGCCGGACATAGGTATGGATATCACTCAGGCAGTCCTATCTAGTTTAAATTCTGGTTCTATTTTGAAATCCATCAACCACACCTTTATTACTTTAATTCCCAAGGTTAAAAATCCTGTGAAAGTAACTGAATATCGACCCATAAGTTTGTGTAATgtgatatataaaataattagtaaGGTGATAGCTAATAGGCTTAAACCTCTATTGAACAATATTATATCAGAAACACAAAGTGCTTTTATTGCTAACAGGATGATTACAGATAATGTGTTGGTAGCCTTTGAGTCCTTACATCACATGACAACAAGTCGCCTTGGGAAAAAGAGTTTTATGGCACTTAAGCTCGACATGAGTAAAGCGTACGATCGAGTGGAATGGACCTTTCTGAAGAAGATCATGACTAAAATGGGTTTTACAACTTCCTGGATTGCGTTAATTATGGAATGCGTCACCACAGTCTCCTACTCCATCCTAGTGAATGGCGAGCCTAAGG AGGGTCTAAATGCCATTCTTGAACAAGCAGCAAATGCAGGGGAGATTCATGGTTTTTCCATTTATAGACGTGGTCCAAAGCTCACACATCTTTTCTTTGCAGACGACTGCTTATTATTCTGTCGATCTACTCTAGAAGAATGTGAGAAGATTAAAGAGCTACTGGCTGCTTATGAGGTGGCGTCGGGTCAAATGATCAATAAGGATAAAACCACCTTATTTTTCAGCCACAACACAGATGACTCAGCTCGGGCTGCCATACAACAAGCCCTTGGAGTGCCAGCAATTCATCATTATGAGAAGTACCTAGGTCTTCCCTCCTTTGTTGGGAGAAATAAGAAAGCGTGCTTCACAGACATCAAGGAACGCATTTGGAAACGAATGCAAGGCTGGAAAGAAAAACTCTTATCCCAAGCCGACAAGGAAATAATGATCAAAGCAGTCATTCAATCGATACCGGCCTATTCCATGAATGTTTTCAAGCTTCCAAGATGCTTATGTAAGGATATTGAGGCCATGAtccaaaaattttggtggggacaag gtGGGACCATTTTTGATGCGGCTATTTCATCTAGAAGCTCTTATGCTTGGCGTAGTATCCTCCAAGCCAGAGATGTCATTTTGAAAGGGGCTGTATGGCGGATAGGGGATGGAAGATCAATTAATATTTGGGAACAAAGATGGGTGCCAAATCTGAGTACTAGCAAGGTTGTATCTCCGAGAAGTCATTTGCATGTAACCTGGGTAAGTGACCTTTTTCTGCCGAACTCAAAATCTTGGGATGTGGAACTGCTGAATACTATCTTTTATCCTTGGGAAGCTGAGGAAATCAGTAGAATTTATGTTAGCCCCTTTTGCCAAAATGATACTTATGTCTGGCCTCTCACCTCAAATGGGGATTACTCTGTTAGAAGTGCTTATAAAATGCTGGTTTCGGAGGTTATGACAAGTGTCCAAGCCTCTTCCTCTACAGACAACTCGGCAAAGGTTTGGAAAGGTGTATGGCGAATTCGGGCTCCCAATAAGATAAGACACTTCATGTGGAGGGCAGTCAAAGATTCTTTGCCCACTAAAGAAAATCTGCATAAACGTCAGATTCCCTTGGATGAATCTTGCTCTCTCTGTGATGAGTATCAGGAGACAAATATGCATGCATTATGGCTATGTGATTTTGCTAAGTCAGTGTGGAAAACAGAGGTTGGTTTTGCTGAGTATTATAAGAAGCATTTTAGAAGCTTTATGGACTTGTTTGAAGCGGTGCTTGAGAGAGGTTCAGTCTTTCATGTGGCTTGGTTTTCAACGGTGGCATGGAGTTTATGGCAGAGAAGGAATAAATTGAGGGTGAAACAACCTACATGGCCTTTTCATGAAATTTGTAAGTGTGCAAAGGAGTTGGTACTGGAATTTTTTGAGATCCATGAACCTCAGCCACCTCCTAGAAAATCGGCTTTGGTGCGCTGGTGTCCTCCGCAGGTCGGTTTCTTCAAAGCAAACTTCGATGTTGTAGTTTTTGATGGTTCAGGGTCAGCTGGTATTGGGGTGGCAATCCGTGACCACTCGGGACAGATTATTGCAGCACTCGGCCAGAAGATTAAACTTCCTCACTCGGTGGACCTTGCTGAAGCTTTGGCGTGCAGCCGTGCAGCCCTGTTTGCCCAAGAGTTAAGCCTCTTCCAGGTTGAATTTGAAGGTGACAGCTTGCGAATTATCTAG